A region of Takifugu flavidus isolate HTHZ2018 chromosome 2, ASM371156v2, whole genome shotgun sequence DNA encodes the following proteins:
- the sinhcafl gene encoding SIN3-HDAC complex associated factor, like isoform X2: MFGFHKSKIYRSNEGCCICKTKSSSSRFTDSGRYEETFRLCFGLSEDRVGDICNACVLLVKRWKKLPSGSKKNWNHVVDARAGPGFKVTKPKKIKNSDGKKKSKLKRLHKLKRQDSDAHSTTSSVSPAQSPSYSNQSDDGSDIESKQRRSTPSIFSFLDRSYWKRQKVCCGIVYKGRFGEVIIDPRLFKPCCSSKKQTLGSTQVATRLPDALPQQLQEDVKESW, encoded by the exons ATGTTTGGTTTTCACAAGTCAAAGATTTACCGGAGTAACGAAGGATGCTGCATCTGCAAGACCAAGTCGTCCAGTTCGCGCTTTACGGACAGCGGTCGCTACGAGGAGACCTTCAGGCTCTGTTTtgg GCTGTCAGAAGATCGTGTTGGAGACATATGCAATGCCTGCGTGCTGTTGGTGAAGAGGTGGAAGAAGTTGCCCAGTGGTTCAAAGAAGAATTGGAACCAT GTGGTGGATGCCAGAGCTGGGCCAGGATTTAAGGTCACAAAACCCAAAAAGATCAAAAACAGCGatgggaagaagaaaagcaaactAAAGAGGCTTCACAAGCTGAAGAGACAAG ACTCTGATGCCCACAGCACAACCTCCAGTGTGTCTCCTGCTCAGTCGCCCAGTTACAGCAACCAGTCTGATGATGGATCTGACATCGAGTCCAAACAGAGACGCTCcactccctccatcttctctttttTGGACCGATCATACTGGAAAAG GCAAAAGGTGTGCTGCGGCATTGTCTACAAGGGTCGCTTTGGCGAGGTGATTATTGACCCTCGGCTCTTCAAGCCTTGCTGCAGTTCCAAAAAACAAACGCTGGGATCCACACAAGTGGCCACACGCCTCCCCGATGCGcttcctcagcagctccaggaagacGTGAAAGAAAGCTGGTGA
- the sinhcafl gene encoding SIN3-HDAC complex associated factor, like isoform X1, with amino-acid sequence MSHVWRSGGLFVTQTEETMFGFHKSKIYRSNEGCCICKTKSSSSRFTDSGRYEETFRLCFGLSEDRVGDICNACVLLVKRWKKLPSGSKKNWNHVVDARAGPGFKVTKPKKIKNSDGKKKSKLKRLHKLKRQDSDAHSTTSSVSPAQSPSYSNQSDDGSDIESKQRRSTPSIFSFLDRSYWKRQKVCCGIVYKGRFGEVIIDPRLFKPCCSSKKQTLGSTQVATRLPDALPQQLQEDVKESW; translated from the exons ATGAGCCATGTTTGGCGCTCTGGAGGAC TTTTTGTCACACAGACCGAGGAAACGATGTTTGGTTTTCACAAGTCAAAGATTTACCGGAGTAACGAAGGATGCTGCATCTGCAAGACCAAGTCGTCCAGTTCGCGCTTTACGGACAGCGGTCGCTACGAGGAGACCTTCAGGCTCTGTTTtgg GCTGTCAGAAGATCGTGTTGGAGACATATGCAATGCCTGCGTGCTGTTGGTGAAGAGGTGGAAGAAGTTGCCCAGTGGTTCAAAGAAGAATTGGAACCAT GTGGTGGATGCCAGAGCTGGGCCAGGATTTAAGGTCACAAAACCCAAAAAGATCAAAAACAGCGatgggaagaagaaaagcaaactAAAGAGGCTTCACAAGCTGAAGAGACAAG ACTCTGATGCCCACAGCACAACCTCCAGTGTGTCTCCTGCTCAGTCGCCCAGTTACAGCAACCAGTCTGATGATGGATCTGACATCGAGTCCAAACAGAGACGCTCcactccctccatcttctctttttTGGACCGATCATACTGGAAAAG GCAAAAGGTGTGCTGCGGCATTGTCTACAAGGGTCGCTTTGGCGAGGTGATTATTGACCCTCGGCTCTTCAAGCCTTGCTGCAGTTCCAAAAAACAAACGCTGGGATCCACACAAGTGGCCACACGCCTCCCCGATGCGcttcctcagcagctccaggaagacGTGAAAGAAAGCTGGTGA